The Acidobacteriota bacterium genome has a segment encoding these proteins:
- a CDS encoding GEVED domain-containing protein — protein MKRWISILIVSLALPTAAAAQTIDGTVFRDYNANGTCDSTGGSCDGSLEPGIAGVRVDAFDASGAAAGDSPRITAADGSFTLTGVSGSVRLEFTLPSGGGLDFLAPGAAGPSTVAFASGGDTVEVGFNNPADFCPTNPRFVVSCFTNGDPMHPSNVAEPVIVSFEYDDEGDDTSINRDKQTEVAQAALGPVWGLAYDRDRQFLYSAALLKRHVGLGPGGIGAIYRTNLATGVTDASPFFDFGASAGSVLDNATRFSMPAGSGSTPDRFGDNIDPSTFGQAATVGFGDLELSEDGATLFVTNLADRTVYRLNTSGTVSASAIPGAPWLATNPGGGTARAWGLDVQDGLLYVGVVSDAAPLAFQVYIWDGTAWSTAFASPVPLTYQRQLSDRTPDATDFWRPWTFTYTGSEVDTNASATPANIDYAIPQAILADLEVEPGGIMTLGFMDRGGLQYGYETPEPDDTSAGDIDISYWPAGDTLRATRSGANWVIENGVGGSGANPFGPGGREFFDDLPDWVAGDQAAFFSHDVGAGGLLMRKGSGEVAATSSDQVRPFSGSMAFFDLADGSSDRSLEVFLDTTSTDFSKAGGLGDMELLCPPAPIQVGNRVWCDDVNRNGIQDPGEAGINGVTVRLDCGADGSATAMTSGDGNYLFSALGANPIPPGAICTLSIDPSTMPGFPSGCVDPAFANVGSPSDPGSDLRDNDGVPMASQVEVPVTVGGPGANDHSYDFGFRTPPQPLLTAVKTDAIPVGGDGDGDGMLDGGDTLKYTVTITNNGDGVATAANFASSIDASTSLVVGSVMTSQGTVTTGNTAGDSSIAIDLGDVAAGGTTVTVMYEVTLANPIPDGVTEVVCQGSLTSTNHPPVSTDDPDTPDSTDSTDTPVDAAPEVSASKIDALQVDGDFDGRADAGDTIRYTVEVRNDGDASALATVFTTAVDASTSLVVGSVTTSQGTVTTGNTAGDTSVAVDIGTLAGAGSSVTITFDAVVDSPLPAGASEATCQGSVTGSNIPTTPTDDPDDPTGSTDPTDTPLDLGEDFGDAPDSYTTTASPSHRLDGTTGIYLGACVDSESAGQPAPAGTAADGDDANDAGSPAAVLGTCSGNDDEDGVTFDTMIIACAMAQVTVASAGGGSLNAWIDFDRDGQFDHPAERIVDDRTLTGSDTIQFMVPCSATAGATYARFRVDSEGGLTPTGSADNGEVEDYQVTLKGVDLGDAPDSYGTTAGVGGASHGVDATSPLYLGACVDTEMDGQPATAGDPASGDDGGAGTATVGTCAVTNDDEDGVTFDSMVIACASSNLTVTANAAGILDGWLDFDADGAFQADERIFSGQALAAGSNALSFNVPCDAESGTTYARFRLSSSGIASPTGSAMDGEVEDYDVTTKGIDLGDAPDSYGTTLGASGAQHAVDPATPLYLGACVDTESDGQPATAGDPADGDDNNAGLSTIGTCVGNDDEDGVTFDSMIAACGSADITVTASQSGQLHAWLDFDGDGVFQADEQIFDNQAVPAGSFNLSFGVPCETESGNTYARFRISNSSSLGPTGPAMDGEVEDYDVTTKGIDLGDAPDSYGTTMAAGGAQHAVDPATPLYLGACVDTESDGQPAATAGDSANGDDSNAGLSELGTCAGNDDEDGVTFDSMVIACGSTDLTVVASQAGLLDAWLDFDGDGAFQGDEQIFANQALAPGTTPLSFDVPCEVVSGVTYARFRASSAGGLGPDGVAMDGEVEDYDVTAKGLDLGDAPDSYGTTVAANGPRHAVDPATALYLGACVDTESDGQPVGSGADGDDLGIGTSTLGTCSGNDDEDGIVFDSMVITCASADLTVTAAASGRLDAWIDFDTDGVFQPDEQVFSDQAVAAGGTPLTFDVPCDATVGDTYARFRLSSVGGLGPQGPAMDGEIEDYRISVKGIDLGDAPAPYPTTLGDDGARHVVLATGNPTLGVAVDTEPDGVPSTSHMGDDLAGTDDEDGVSNPGVVVPGTDATVTLTGGATGGLVDAWIDFNADGDWSDPGEQIATSVALAAGASLDLTFAVPPGSPMGETCSRFRISSAGGLTPTGLAMDGEIEDYPIAIGVEDPVIGIAQEVKSLERTEGVLHEITFEIKVDNFGNVPLTTVQVDSELADCLSEAVGYTVLEVSSDDLTVNGAFDGDGDPRILSGSDAIEVGESGSVLVSFELDPGNNSGPYACSSIGTASSPEGTEVMDVSQEGPESDPDVNGDPRDNDEPTTFGVTISVLEIPTVGEVGLFLLASLLLLAGCGLLRRRASDL, from the coding sequence ATGAAGCGCTGGATTTCGATCCTGATCGTCTCGCTCGCGCTGCCGACCGCAGCCGCCGCTCAAACCATCGACGGCACGGTCTTCCGCGACTACAACGCCAACGGCACCTGCGATTCCACCGGCGGAAGCTGCGATGGCTCCCTCGAGCCCGGCATCGCCGGAGTCCGCGTCGATGCCTTCGACGCCAGCGGAGCCGCCGCCGGTGATTCCCCGCGCATCACCGCCGCCGATGGCTCCTTCACTCTGACCGGCGTCAGCGGCAGCGTGCGCCTCGAGTTCACTCTGCCGAGCGGTGGCGGGCTCGACTTTCTGGCTCCCGGCGCCGCCGGTCCGTCGACGGTCGCCTTCGCCAGCGGCGGAGACACGGTCGAGGTGGGTTTCAACAATCCGGCCGATTTCTGCCCCACCAATCCTCGCTTCGTGGTGAGCTGCTTCACCAACGGCGATCCGATGCACCCCTCGAACGTCGCCGAGCCGGTGATCGTCTCCTTCGAGTATGACGACGAAGGAGATGACACCAGTATCAACCGCGACAAACAGACGGAGGTCGCCCAAGCGGCCCTCGGACCGGTCTGGGGTCTGGCCTACGACCGCGACCGCCAGTTCCTCTACAGCGCCGCCCTGCTCAAGCGTCACGTCGGCCTCGGCCCCGGCGGCATCGGCGCCATCTACCGCACCAACCTCGCCACCGGCGTGACCGATGCCAGCCCCTTCTTCGACTTCGGGGCCAGCGCTGGCAGCGTGCTCGACAACGCTACCCGCTTCAGCATGCCGGCCGGCTCGGGCTCGACCCCGGACCGCTTCGGCGACAACATCGATCCCTCCACCTTCGGCCAGGCGGCGACCGTCGGTTTCGGCGATCTCGAGCTCTCGGAGGACGGTGCCACGCTATTCGTCACCAACCTGGCGGACCGCACCGTCTACCGCCTCAACACCTCCGGCACGGTGAGCGCCAGCGCCATTCCCGGGGCTCCCTGGCTCGCCACCAACCCCGGCGGCGGCACCGCCCGGGCCTGGGGCCTCGACGTTCAGGACGGCCTGCTCTACGTCGGCGTGGTGTCGGACGCTGCCCCCCTCGCCTTCCAGGTCTACATCTGGGACGGCACGGCCTGGAGCACCGCCTTTGCCAGCCCGGTGCCGCTGACCTATCAGCGCCAGCTCAGCGACCGCACCCCCGACGCCACCGACTTCTGGCGCCCCTGGACCTTCACCTACACCGGCAGCGAGGTCGACACCAACGCCAGCGCCACTCCGGCCAACATCGACTACGCCATTCCCCAGGCCATTCTCGCCGACCTCGAAGTCGAGCCCGGCGGCATCATGACCCTCGGCTTCATGGATCGCGGCGGCCTGCAGTACGGCTATGAAACCCCCGAGCCGGACGACACCAGTGCCGGCGATATCGACATCTCCTACTGGCCCGCCGGCGACACCCTGCGCGCCACCCGCTCCGGCGCCAACTGGGTGATCGAGAACGGCGTCGGCGGCTCCGGCGCCAACCCCTTCGGTCCCGGCGGTCGCGAGTTCTTCGACGACCTTCCGGACTGGGTCGCCGGCGATCAAGCCGCCTTCTTCTCCCACGACGTCGGCGCCGGTGGTCTGCTGATGCGCAAGGGCAGCGGCGAGGTGGCGGCCACCTCCTCGGACCAGGTGCGCCCCTTCTCCGGCTCGATGGCCTTCTTCGACCTCGCCGATGGCAGCTCGGACCGCTCCCTCGAGGTCTTCTTGGACACCACCTCGACGGACTTCTCGAAGGCCGGCGGCCTGGGCGACATGGAGTTGCTCTGCCCGCCGGCGCCGATCCAGGTCGGCAACCGCGTGTGGTGTGACGACGTCAACCGCAACGGCATCCAGGATCCCGGCGAGGCCGGCATCAACGGCGTCACTGTCCGCCTCGACTGCGGCGCCGACGGTAGCGCCACCGCCATGACCAGCGGCGACGGCAACTACCTGTTCAGCGCTTTGGGCGCCAACCCGATTCCTCCCGGCGCCATCTGCACCCTGTCGATCGATCCCTCGACCATGCCGGGCTTCCCCAGCGGCTGCGTCGATCCGGCCTTCGCCAACGTCGGCTCGCCGAGTGATCCCGGCAGCGACCTGCGCGACAACGACGGCGTTCCGATGGCCTCGCAGGTGGAGGTTCCGGTCACCGTCGGCGGCCCGGGAGCCAACGATCACAGCTACGACTTCGGCTTCCGCACCCCGCCGCAGCCGCTCCTGACGGCGGTCAAGACCGACGCCATTCCGGTCGGCGGCGACGGCGATGGCGACGGCATGCTCGATGGCGGCGACACCCTGAAGTACACCGTCACCATCACCAACAACGGCGATGGCGTCGCCACCGCCGCCAACTTCGCCAGCTCGATCGACGCCAGCACGAGCCTGGTGGTGGGATCGGTGATGACCAGCCAGGGCACCGTCACCACCGGCAACACCGCCGGCGACAGCAGCATCGCCATCGACCTCGGGGATGTCGCCGCCGGCGGTACGACGGTCACGGTGATGTACGAAGTGACCCTCGCCAACCCGATTCCGGACGGCGTCACCGAGGTGGTCTGTCAGGGCTCCCTGACCTCCACCAACCATCCCCCGGTGTCGACCGATGACCCCGACACCCCGGACTCCACGGATTCGACGGACACCCCCGTCGACGCGGCACCGGAGGTCAGCGCCAGCAAGATCGACGCACTACAGGTCGACGGTGACTTCGACGGCCGCGCCGATGCCGGCGACACCATCCGCTACACCGTCGAGGTGCGCAACGACGGCGACGCCAGCGCCCTCGCCACCGTCTTCACCACCGCGGTCGACGCCAGCACCAGCCTGGTGGTCGGCTCGGTGACCACCAGCCAGGGCACGGTGACCACCGGCAACACCGCCGGCGACACCAGCGTGGCGGTCGACATCGGCACCCTCGCCGGAGCCGGCAGCTCCGTCACCATCACCTTCGATGCGGTGGTCGACTCGCCGCTGCCGGCCGGAGCCTCCGAGGCCACCTGCCAAGGCTCGGTGACCGGCAGCAACATCCCGACCACACCGACGGACGATCCGGACGATCCCACCGGCAGCACCGACCCGACGGACACACCCCTCGATCTGGGGGAGGACTTCGGCGATGCGCCGGATTCCTACACCACTACGGCCAGCCCGAGCCACCGTCTCGACGGCACCACCGGGATCTACCTCGGTGCCTGTGTCGACAGCGAGTCGGCCGGTCAGCCGGCTCCGGCCGGTACCGCCGCCGATGGCGACGATGCCAACGACGCCGGTAGCCCCGCGGCCGTCCTCGGTACCTGCAGCGGCAACGACGATGAGGACGGCGTCACCTTCGACACCATGATCATCGCCTGCGCCATGGCCCAGGTGACGGTGGCTTCGGCCGGCGGCGGCAGCCTCAACGCTTGGATCGACTTCGACCGTGACGGCCAGTTCGACCACCCGGCCGAACGGATCGTCGACGACCGCACCCTCACCGGTAGCGACACGATCCAGTTCATGGTTCCCTGCAGCGCCACCGCCGGGGCCACCTACGCCCGCTTCCGGGTCGATTCGGAAGGCGGACTGACGCCCACCGGCAGCGCCGACAACGGCGAGGTCGAGGACTACCAGGTGACCCTCAAGGGGGTCGACCTCGGCGATGCGCCGGACTCCTACGGCACCACCGCCGGCGTCGGCGGAGCGAGCCATGGGGTCGATGCCACCAGCCCGCTCTACCTCGGCGCCTGCGTCGACACGGAGATGGACGGCCAGCCGGCGACCGCCGGCGATCCGGCCAGCGGCGACGACGGCGGTGCCGGCACCGCCACCGTCGGCACCTGCGCCGTCACCAACGACGACGAGGACGGCGTCACCTTCGACTCGATGGTGATCGCCTGTGCCTCCAGCAACCTCACGGTCACCGCCAACGCCGCCGGCATCCTCGATGGCTGGCTCGATTTCGACGCCGATGGCGCCTTCCAGGCGGACGAGCGAATCTTCAGCGGCCAGGCCCTCGCGGCCGGCAGCAACGCGCTGAGCTTCAACGTCCCCTGCGACGCCGAATCCGGCACCACCTATGCCCGCTTCCGGCTATCGAGTAGCGGCATCGCCAGCCCCACCGGCTCGGCGATGGACGGTGAGGTCGAGGACTACGACGTCACCACCAAGGGAATCGATCTCGGCGACGCCCCGGACTCCTACGGCACCACGCTCGGCGCCAGCGGAGCCCAGCACGCCGTCGATCCGGCGACGCCGCTCTACCTCGGCGCCTGCGTCGACACCGAGAGCGACGGCCAGCCGGCCACCGCCGGCGACCCGGCGGACGGCGACGACAACAATGCCGGCCTGTCGACGATCGGGACCTGCGTCGGCAACGATGACGAGGACGGCGTCACCTTCGACTCCATGATCGCCGCCTGCGGCTCGGCGGACATCACCGTCACCGCCTCGCAGTCGGGTCAGCTCCATGCTTGGCTCGATTTCGACGGCGACGGCGTCTTCCAGGCGGACGAACAGATCTTCGACAACCAGGCGGTGCCCGCCGGCTCCTTCAACTTGAGCTTCGGCGTGCCCTGCGAGACGGAATCAGGCAACACCTACGCCCGCTTCCGAATCTCCAACTCGAGCAGCCTCGGCCCCACCGGCCCGGCGATGGACGGTGAGGTCGAGGACTACGACGTCACCACCAAGGGAATCGACCTCGGCGACGCGCCGGACTCCTACGGCACCACGATGGCTGCCGGCGGTGCCCAGCACGCGGTCGATCCGGCGACGCCGCTTTACCTCGGCGCCTGCGTCGACACCGAGAGCGACGGCCAGCCGGCCGCCACCGCCGGCGATTCGGCGAACGGCGACGACAGCAATGCCGGCCTATCGGAGCTCGGCACCTGTGCCGGCAATGACGACGAGGACGGCGTCACCTTCGACTCGATGGTGATCGCCTGCGGCTCGACGGATCTCACCGTCGTGGCTTCCCAGGCCGGTCTCCTCGACGCTTGGCTCGACTTCGACGGCGACGGCGCCTTCCAGGGCGACGAGCAGATTTTCGCCAACCAGGCGCTGGCACCGGGTACGACACCGCTGAGCTTCGACGTCCCCTGCGAGGTCGTTTCGGGGGTCACCTACGCTCGCTTCCGCGCCTCCTCCGCCGGTGGCCTCGGCCCCGACGGAGTGGCGATGGACGGCGAGGTCGAGGACTACGACGTCACCGCCAAGGGCCTCGACCTCGGCGACGCGCCGGATTCCTACGGCACCACGGTGGCCGCCAACGGTCCGCGTCACGCCGTCGATCCGGCAACCGCTCTCTACCTCGGCGCCTGCGTCGACACCGAGAGCGACGGCCAGCCGGTGGGGAGCGGCGCCGACGGCGACGACCTCGGCATCGGCACCTCGACCCTCGGCACCTGCAGCGGCAACGACGACGAGGACGGCATCGTCTTCGACTCGATGGTGATCACCTGCGCCTCAGCGGATCTCACCGTCACCGCCGCCGCCAGCGGCCGTCTCGACGCCTGGATCGACTTCGATACGGACGGCGTCTTCCAGCCGGACGAGCAGGTGTTCAGCGACCAGGCGGTGGCCGCCGGCGGCACGCCGCTGACCTTCGACGTTCCCTGCGACGCCACCGTCGGCGACACCTACGCCCGCTTCCGCCTGTCGAGCGTTGGTGGCCTCGGCCCCCAAGGCCCGGCGATGGACGGCGAGATCGAGGACTACCGGATCAGCGTCAAGGGAATCGACCTCGGCGATGCCCCGGCGCCCTATCCGACCACCCTCGGCGACGACGGAGCGCGCCATGTGGTGTTGGCGACGGGCAATCCGACCCTCGGTGTCGCGGTCGACACGGAGCCCGACGGCGTGCCCTCGACCAGCCACATGGGCGACGACCTCGCCGGTACGGACGATGAGGACGGGGTTTCGAACCCGGGCGTCGTGGTGCCGGGAACGGACGCCACGGTCACCCTGACCGGCGGTGCCACCGGCGGTCTGGTGGATGCCTGGATCGACTTCAACGCCGACGGCGACTGGAGCGATCCGGGCGAGCAGATCGCCACCTCCGTGGCGCTGGCGGCCGGTGCCTCCCTCGACCTCACCTTCGCCGTGCCGCCGGGATCGCCGATGGGCGAGACCTGCTCGCGCTTCCGCATCTCGAGCGCCGGCGGCCTGACCCCGACGGGTCTGGCGATGGACGGTGAGATCGAGGACTATCCGATCGCCATCGGCGTCGAAGACCCGGTGATCGGCATCGCCCAGGAGGTCAAGTCCCTCGAGCGCACGGAAGGCGTGCTGCACGAGATCACCTTCGAGATCAAGGTCGACAACTTCGGCAACGTGCCGCTGACGACGGTGCAGGTGGACTCGGAGCTGGCGGACTGCCTGTCCGAGGCCGTCGGCTACACCGTACTGGAGGTGTCGAGCGACGACCTGACGGTCAACGGCGCCTTCGATGGCGACGGGGATCCGCGGATCCTGTCCGGAAGCGATGCCATCGAGGTCGGCGAAAGCGGCAGCGTGCTGGTCAGCTTCGAGCTCGATCCGGGCAACAACTCGGGGCCCTACGCTTGCTCGAGCATCGGCACCGCTTCGAGCCCCGAGGGCACCGAGGTGATGGACGTCAGCCAGGAAGGTCCGGAATCTGATCCGGACGTCAACGGCGACCCCCGCGACAACGATGAGCCGACGACCTTCGGGGTCACCATCTCGGTGCTCGAGATTCCCACCGTCGGCGAGGTCGGCCTCTTCCTCCTGGCCTCTCTTCTGTTGCTTGCCGGCTGCGGGCTCCTCCGCCGTCGCGCCAGCGACCTCTAG
- a CDS encoding histidine phosphatase family protein: MTPSTRLYLVRHGITAANREMRFVGDRDDPLTREGESQATGLAGMLEAVGLSAVYASPARRAQSTAAPLGQACRLVVQTEPKLKEMAFGDWEGLHMADIRARDDGDLLGRWLADPELAPPGGESLAAVQRRLTALADNLVQRHRGESIALVTHIGPIKALLYAALGTPLANARRMMLDPASVQIIDWGKSPTVRLVNATPNLDQAARPGTALLP, encoded by the coding sequence ATGACTCCCAGCACCCGCCTTTACCTGGTTCGCCACGGCATCACCGCCGCCAACCGCGAAATGCGTTTCGTCGGCGACCGCGACGATCCCCTGACGCGAGAGGGAGAGAGCCAGGCGACGGGCCTGGCCGGCATGCTCGAAGCCGTCGGCCTGAGCGCCGTCTACGCCAGCCCGGCGCGTCGGGCTCAGAGCACCGCCGCCCCCCTCGGGCAGGCCTGCCGTTTGGTCGTCCAGACCGAGCCGAAGCTCAAAGAGATGGCCTTCGGTGACTGGGAAGGCCTCCACATGGCCGACATCCGGGCCCGCGACGACGGCGATCTGCTCGGCCGCTGGCTGGCGGACCCGGAGCTCGCCCCGCCCGGCGGTGAGTCGCTGGCCGCCGTGCAGCGCCGCCTGACCGCTTTGGCGGACAACCTGGTCCAGCGTCATCGCGGTGAGTCCATCGCCCTCGTGACCCATATCGGCCCCATCAAGGCACTGCTCTATGCCGCCCTCGGCACGCCCCTCGCCAACGCCCGCCGGATGATGCTCGACCCGGCCTCGGTTCAGATCATCGACTGGGGAAAATCACCCACCGTTCGCCTGGTCAATGCCACGCCGAATCTCGATCAGGCGGCGCGGCCCGGTACCGCCCTGCTGCCGTGA
- a CDS encoding MFS transporter, whose protein sequence is MRRLSVLWVLYFVQGLPYGFQILALPVYLRGEGVSLTGIGLASALGLPWLLKFLWSPLVDRYRHGPLGARRSWILPLQGGLAATCFLAATLSATDGLTELLLLVLAMNFCAATLDVAVDGLAVDLLRPEELGYGNIAQVVGYKIGILTGGGLLVWASQWVGWKGLFLAMGALVLIAGIRVLAFRETPPPSALDAPRLGAILRALGTSLRAPGGLWLLLVVLTYKTGESFADAMFKPFLVDAGFEQAQIGLWVGTWGMVFSIAGSVLGGVVASRLDPLRAILWAALFRILPLAGQWLLAVVGTSAEAVIVVTCGEQFFGGALTTAMFAYMMSRVDKRIGATHYTLLASLEVVGKMVASSTSGLLADATSYAFLFAVATLLSVLFLGLVLAVRRPLLRPPG, encoded by the coding sequence ATGCGCCGGCTCTCCGTTCTCTGGGTTCTGTACTTCGTCCAGGGGCTGCCGTACGGTTTTCAGATCCTGGCGCTGCCGGTCTACCTGCGGGGCGAGGGGGTCTCCCTCACCGGCATCGGCCTGGCCTCCGCCCTCGGTCTGCCCTGGCTGCTGAAGTTCCTGTGGTCACCGCTGGTCGATCGCTATCGCCATGGCCCCCTCGGGGCTCGCCGGTCTTGGATCCTGCCGCTCCAGGGAGGCCTCGCCGCCACCTGTTTCCTGGCCGCGACGCTGTCGGCGACGGATGGGCTGACGGAGCTTCTGTTGCTGGTCTTGGCGATGAACTTTTGCGCCGCCACCCTCGATGTCGCGGTCGACGGCCTGGCGGTGGATCTGCTGCGGCCGGAAGAGCTCGGCTACGGCAACATCGCTCAGGTGGTGGGCTACAAGATCGGCATTCTCACCGGCGGTGGACTACTCGTCTGGGCGAGCCAGTGGGTGGGCTGGAAGGGACTGTTCCTGGCGATGGGAGCGCTGGTGTTGATCGCCGGGATCCGGGTTCTCGCCTTCCGCGAGACGCCGCCACCGAGTGCCCTCGATGCGCCTCGTCTGGGAGCCATTCTGCGCGCTCTCGGAACCTCCTTGAGGGCTCCCGGGGGGCTCTGGCTGTTGCTGGTGGTGCTGACCTACAAGACCGGCGAGTCCTTCGCCGACGCCATGTTCAAGCCCTTTCTGGTGGACGCCGGCTTCGAACAGGCTCAGATCGGTCTCTGGGTCGGCACCTGGGGAATGGTGTTCTCGATTGCAGGCTCGGTGCTGGGAGGAGTTGTGGCCTCGCGCCTCGACCCCCTGCGGGCGATTCTGTGGGCCGCGCTGTTCCGCATTCTGCCGCTCGCCGGTCAGTGGCTTCTGGCGGTCGTGGGCACCTCTGCCGAGGCCGTCATCGTGGTGACCTGCGGTGAGCAGTTCTTCGGGGGTGCTCTCACCACGGCGATGTTTGCTTACATGATGAGCCGCGTCGACAAGCGCATCGGTGCCACCCATTACACCCTGCTGGCCTCTCTCGAGGTGGTGGGCAAGATGGTCGCGAGCTCGACCTCCGGCCTGCTTGCCGATGCCACCTCCTATGCCTTCCTGTTCGCCGTCGCCACCCTGCTCTCGGTGCTCTTCCTCGGCCTGGTGCTGGCGGTCCGTCGTCCTCTGCTGCGACCTCCAGGCTAG
- a CDS encoding dicarboxylate/amino acid:cation symporter, with protein sequence MNDRHNTIILIGIVAGIVLAFVGVQLFGERMTMFDWMGTLFLRALKMIIVPLIMASMIVGITGLGDVRRLGRVGLRTVGYYAATTGIAVFLGIVMVNLIRPGIGVPFNVESIPEQVAAKRDLGFADIMLSFLSDNIFGAMANLQILPVIVFSLVLGGVLTTIGKPGAPVIAFFHGLNEAMMKIVYLVMWMAPLGVFGLVAGRFGEAGDLGTLIGGLGKYMLTVILGLAVHALVVLPLILWLVGRRNPLPYLYNMAAPLLTAFSTASSSATLPLTIEAVEDNNKVSRKATYFVLPLGATINMDGTALYESVAAIFIAQAVGIDLTVGQQVMIFLTATLAAIGAAGIPQAGLVTMVIVLQAVGLPLEGTALILAVDWLLDRFRTTVNVWGDACGAAVIDRYIEPDPA encoded by the coding sequence ATGAACGATCGCCACAACACCATCATCCTGATCGGCATCGTCGCCGGCATCGTGCTGGCCTTTGTCGGAGTGCAGCTCTTCGGTGAGCGCATGACGATGTTCGACTGGATGGGAACGCTCTTCCTGCGCGCCCTCAAGATGATCATCGTTCCCCTGATCATGGCCTCGATGATCGTCGGCATCACCGGATTGGGGGACGTTCGCCGGCTCGGCCGAGTCGGCCTTCGAACGGTCGGTTACTACGCCGCCACCACCGGCATCGCGGTCTTCCTGGGCATCGTGATGGTGAACCTGATCAGGCCCGGCATCGGCGTGCCCTTCAACGTCGAGTCGATCCCGGAGCAGGTGGCGGCGAAGCGTGACCTCGGCTTCGCCGACATCATGCTGTCGTTCCTGTCGGACAACATCTTCGGGGCGATGGCCAACCTGCAGATCCTGCCGGTGATCGTCTTCTCGCTCGTTCTGGGGGGCGTTCTGACCACCATCGGCAAGCCCGGAGCGCCGGTGATCGCCTTTTTCCACGGCCTCAACGAGGCGATGATGAAGATCGTCTACCTGGTGATGTGGATGGCTCCCCTGGGCGTCTTCGGGCTGGTGGCCGGGCGTTTCGGCGAGGCCGGCGATCTCGGCACCCTGATCGGTGGCTTGGGCAAGTACATGCTGACAGTGATTCTCGGCTTGGCGGTGCACGCCCTGGTGGTGCTGCCGCTGATCCTGTGGCTGGTCGGCCGGCGGAATCCCTTGCCCTACCTCTACAACATGGCGGCGCCTTTGCTCACCGCTTTCTCCACCGCGTCGTCGTCGGCGACCTTGCCGCTGACCATCGAGGCGGTCGAAGACAACAACAAGGTGTCGCGTAAGGCGACCTACTTCGTGCTGCCCCTGGGCGCCACCATCAACATGGACGGCACCGCCCTTTACGAATCGGTGGCGGCGATCTTCATCGCCCAGGCGGTGGGTATCGATCTGACGGTGGGTCAGCAGGTGATGATCTTCCTCACTGCCACTCTCGCCGCCATCGGCGCGGCGGGCATTCCCCAGGCCGGCCTGGTGACCATGGTGATCGTGCTGCAGGCGGTGGGCCTGCCGCTCGAGGGAACGGCTCTGATCTTGGCCGTCGATTGGTTGCTCGACCGTTTCCGCACCACCGTCAATGTCTGGGGCGATGCCTGCGGTGCGGCGGTGATCGATCGCTACATCGAGCCCGACCCGGCCTAG
- a CDS encoding HD domain-containing protein, whose product MLSLRDPVHGFIRADSLEAALIDSAPLQRLRSIRQLGLTHLVFPGAEHSRFSHALGAMELAGRAYDSLAAKSGGRLPESRTCRERRLVRAAALLHDIGHAPFSHSAEELFEEGIDHEEMTRRLLRLDELQVPFERHGDGLTAADVDELLAGRGDPLLGQIISGELDVDKMDYLLRDSLFCGVR is encoded by the coding sequence ATGCTCTCCCTGCGAGATCCAGTCCATGGCTTCATCCGTGCCGACTCCCTCGAAGCGGCGCTGATCGACAGCGCACCCCTCCAGCGGCTGCGCTCGATCCGCCAGCTCGGACTCACCCATTTGGTGTTTCCGGGAGCCGAGCACAGCCGGTTCAGCCATGCCCTGGGCGCCATGGAGCTGGCCGGCCGGGCCTACGACTCGCTAGCCGCGAAGAGCGGCGGCCGGCTGCCCGAGAGCCGAACCTGCCGGGAGCGCCGCCTGGTGCGCGCCGCCGCCCTGCTCCACGACATCGGCCACGCCCCCTTCAGCCATTCCGCCGAAGAGCTCTTCGAGGAAGGCATCGATCACGAGGAGATGACCCGCCGGCTGCTGCGCCTGGACGAGCTCCAGGTGCCCTTCGAGCGCCATGGCGACGGCTTGACGGCGGCCGACGTCGACGAGCTCCTCGCCGGCCGCGGAGACCCGCTGCTGGGACAGATCATCAGCGGCGAGCTCGACGTCGACAAGATGGACTACCTGCTGCGCGACAGTCTCTTTTGCGGCGTGCGCTAA